One region of Erwinia tracheiphila genomic DNA includes:
- the hemL gene encoding glutamate-1-semialdehyde 2,1-aminomutase: MSKSENLYAQAQQVIPGGVNSPVRAFTGVGGVPLFIERADGAYLYDADGKAYVDYVGSWGPMVLGHNHPAIRNAVIDAAQRGLSFGAPTEMEVKMAELVTSLVPGMDMVRMVNSGTEATMSAIRLARGFTRRDKIIKFEGCYHGHADCLLVKAGSGALTLGQPNSPGIPADFAKHTLTCTFNDLSSVRSAFEQYPQEIACIIVEPVAGNMNCIPPQPNFLPGLRVLCDEYGALLIIDEVMTGFRVALAGAQAHYGVKPDLTCLGKIIGGGMPVGAFGGRREIMDTLAPTGPVYQAGTLSGNPVAMAAGFACLSEIAKPGIHSTLSALTIQLAEGLRCVARAEGIPLVVNNVGGMFGLFFTGASEVTCYADVTRCNIERFRHFFHMMLDEGIYLAPSAYEAGFMSLAHSQDDIQRTVDAAQRCFAKLA; the protein is encoded by the coding sequence ATGAGTAAGTCTGAAAACCTCTACGCTCAGGCGCAGCAAGTTATTCCCGGCGGTGTCAACTCGCCGGTTCGCGCCTTTACTGGCGTTGGCGGCGTACCTCTTTTTATCGAACGCGCCGACGGAGCTTATTTATACGATGCAGACGGCAAGGCTTATGTGGATTATGTCGGCTCCTGGGGCCCCATGGTATTGGGCCATAATCATCCGGCCATCCGTAATGCAGTGATTGACGCGGCGCAGCGGGGCCTGAGCTTTGGCGCACCGACTGAAATGGAAGTAAAAATGGCGGAACTGGTCACCAGCCTGGTGCCTGGCATGGATATGGTGCGCATGGTCAACTCAGGAACCGAAGCCACCATGAGCGCTATCCGTCTGGCGCGAGGCTTTACCCGGCGAGACAAAATCATCAAGTTTGAAGGCTGCTATCACGGCCACGCAGACTGCCTGCTGGTCAAAGCTGGTTCAGGCGCGCTTACGCTGGGCCAGCCGAATTCACCGGGCATCCCTGCCGACTTTGCAAAGCATACTCTGACCTGCACCTTCAACGATCTCTCTTCCGTTCGTAGCGCCTTTGAACAATATCCGCAGGAGATTGCCTGCATTATCGTCGAACCAGTCGCGGGCAACATGAACTGCATCCCGCCCCAGCCAAATTTCCTGCCCGGCCTGCGCGTGCTGTGCGATGAGTATGGTGCGCTGTTGATTATTGATGAAGTCATGACGGGCTTTCGGGTGGCACTGGCGGGGGCGCAGGCTCACTACGGGGTTAAGCCTGACCTGACCTGCCTCGGCAAAATTATCGGTGGTGGCATGCCAGTGGGCGCTTTCGGTGGTCGTCGGGAGATCATGGATACACTGGCACCGACCGGCCCGGTTTACCAGGCGGGAACGCTCTCCGGCAATCCTGTCGCTATGGCCGCCGGGTTTGCCTGCCTGAGCGAAATTGCTAAACCAGGTATTCACAGCACCCTCAGCGCACTCACCATACAGCTCGCCGAAGGGTTGCGTTGCGTTGCGCGGGCGGAAGGTATTCCGCTGGTGGTCAACAATGTTGGCGGCATGTTTGGTCTGTTCTTTACCGGTGCGTCCGAAGTCACCTGCTACGCCGACGTGACACGCTGTAATATTGAGCGCTTCAGGCATTTCTTCCACATGATGCTGGATGAAGGCATTTATCTGGCCCCATCCGCTTACGAAGCGGGCTTTATGTCTCTGGCACACAGTCAGGACGATATTCAGCGCACGGTTGACGCGGCACAACGCTGTTTCGCAAAACTGGCCTGA